A single region of the Plasmodium vivax scf_7141 genomic scaffold, whole genome shotgun sequence genome encodes:
- a CDS encoding Pv-fam-c protein (encoded by transcript PVX_104690A), giving the protein MSIPFKLIYNSDRVSNVLPSDKRNFNIIRGVNFGIILDYIEKRNVSGIISWINGYENKLTEHLKEYNQLNNIDHGKYCTNLNSILDYIVQGINNLNMSEGFRWIHKVDKGCIDALKKYPSLSCSRDLYSYKDKNLFFKKLMLDLCEDIEYFMKEKNSLKKYKCKKIISRLKYRNETLMKFFRAFYNKSIFKLNNQCSIDFIHKNISNINCNKAKQQTNATVAPSSDSADTRVEVKIKEPTDEEAYETENSQDTGHHDGLGVPGPDDPNLEDLKIGLQFNEDPPKLDTTYAAASLAGISLFGTILYKVKYHYISEILCTILYFMLIQY; this is encoded by the exons aTGAGCATACCTTTTAAATTa ATTTATAATAGCGACAGGGTTTCAAATGTACTTCCTTCAGACAAAcgtaattttaatataattcgcGGTGTAAATTTTGGAATCATCTTAgattatattgaaaaaagaaatgtaagTGGTATTATATCATGGATAAATggatatgaaaataaattgacAGAGcatttaaaagaatataatCAACTGAATAATATTGATCATGGCAAATATTGTACAAATTTAAATTCCATACTAGATTATATAGTGCAAGGAATCAATAATCTAAACATGTCTGAAGGTTTTCGTTGGATTCATAAAGTTGATAAAGGTTGCATagatgctttaaaaaaatatccttCATTAAGCTGCAGTAGAGATCTTTACAGttataaagataaaaatttattttttaagaaattaatGCTTGACTTATGTGAAGATattgaatattttatgaaggaaaaaaattctctaaagaaatataaatgtaaaaaaattatatctcGCCTAAAATATAGAAATGAAACTCTCATGAAATTCTTTCGTgcattttacaataaaagtATTTTTAAGCTTAATAACCAATGTTCCATTGATTTTatacacaaaaatataagtaataTTAACTGtaataaagcaaaacaacAAACAAATGCTACTGTAGCCCCCTCATCTGATAGTGCAGATACACGGGtagaagtaaaaataaaagaaccaACGGATGAAGAAGCATATGAAACAGAAAATTCGCAAGATACCGGCCATCATGATGGTTTGGGCGTTCCTGGACCAGATGATCCTAACCTGGAAGATCTGAAAATTGGTCTTCAGTTTAACGAGGATCCACCTAAGCTAGATACCACCTATGCTGCTGCTTCGCTTGCAGGAATTTCCCTATTTGGTAccatattatataaggtaaAGTATCATTACATAAGCGAAATATTATGcacaattttatatttcatgttaatacaatattaa